In Dethiosulfovibrio peptidovorans, the genomic window ATGGATACCATAACCTCCATCGCCGACCAGACAAATTTACTGGCTCTGAATGCCGCCATTCAGGCAGCCCGTGCTGGCGATGCCGATCGAGGCTTCGCCGTCGTTGCCGAGGAGGTTCGAAAGCTTGCGGAAGAGTCAGCTCAGTCCGCACAAGAGGTATCCAAGCGCATGATCGATCTGAAAAGTCAGTCATCTCAGGCTGTCACAGCGACAGAAAACACAGAAAAACTATTAGTTGAGACGGCAAACGCGACTCAAGACAAGTTCCAGCACACGATGGAGGCCATGTCTCTCCTCAACAAGGCGATCCAAAACATCGCAGCGCCCTCTCAGGAAGAGGCAATATCTTCGGAGGAGATCACCACAGCGATACAGAACATGACCAACGCCAACCACGAGGTGCTGATGTCCAACGAAGCTATTGAGGCAGCCTCTCAAGGAACATCTCATGTGGCAGAGTCCATAGCCCAGGAGGCTCAGACTGTCGCCACCAGTTCCGATGCTCTTCGGAGTCTCGTGAGAACCTTTACTTTAGACAAAGAGTGGCTCGCAAAGACCGATCAGCTCACGCCCTAAACAACGCCTTAACAAAGCTAAACTTCATAAAATGAACTTTCATCAACAACATAAGGAGCCGCCCCAGAGGAGGGACGGCCCCTTATGCAAAACTCCGAAAAAACGCTTCAGGCCACGGACGCCCTGTATATCTCATCGATGGACCGCGCGAGCATCTCGTTGAACTCCTGATCGCTTTGAGATGCGAGGAGCCCCTCCGAGAGAGCCCGTGAGAAGCTGGCGATAAGCCCGGGATTTTCAGCCAATAAGCGATTGGCCTCCTCCCGACTGTAGCCTCCTGAAAGAGCCACCACCCGCATTACCCTGGGATGAGCGATGATATCCGAGTAGAACCCAGACACCGAGGGGATGGACAACTTGAGCATAACCCAAACTCCCTCAGGGAGCCGATCCAGATGAGATGCGATCTCGGCCTTGAGGAGATCCTCGGAACGGGCTTTGTCGGAACTGTGAATGTCGACCTCGGGTTCAATGATAGGCACCAAGCCACTACGAGCGATCCTGATACCGTACTCGAACTGCTGATCCACCACTGCCTTGATTCCCTGAGGCTGAGCCTCCTTGATGACGGAACGCATCTTGGTACCGAAAATCCGCCGTTCCCTGGCCCGATCCAGGAGTTCCTCCAGACCGGCTATGGGTTTCATAAGCTGGACCCCGCCGGAGAGGGTATCTAATCCCTTGTCCACCTTGAGGAAAGGGACGATACCCTTTCTCTCCCACAGATAGTTCCCCGTGAGCAGGCCATCCACCGTTCGGTCCATCGTCTGTTCAAACAGGATAGCCCCCAAAATGCGCTCCGACGTAAAAGACGGGCTGGTGACGATCCGGGTGCGCATGGCATGGACCAGATCGAACATTTCCCGATCACCGTCGTACTCAGATTCCCGAATACCGTAGAGAGCGAGGGCCTTGGGGGTACTGCCTCCGCTTTGATCCAGAGCAGCGATAAACCCCTTGCCACTAGACATACGTTCTGCCTGTCTCTCGTTCATGAACATCGCCCCTTTTCTTAAAATACAGGTCTGCGGCCGTCGGGATGACAGGCCACACAGGTCGAACGGTCCTTCATACAGACAGTATAACAGGAGCAAGGGCAGCCGACGAATCCCCGATCAGAGACTTTGGCGAAGCAGGAGCCCCAGACGGCGTATTCCCTCCCTCAGACGATCTTCAGGAACCGCCGAGAAGTTGAGCCTCATGAAGTTCTCGTGCCCCGATTCGGCGAAAAAGGCCCCACCCGGCACGAAGGCAACCTTATGCCGGGTGACAGCCTCGGCAAAGATCTCCCGAGCGTTGACCCCTTCGGGAAGAGACACCCAGGCGAAGAGCCCTCCTAGCGGTGGACGGACCGATGCTTCCTGGGGGAAATGCTCATCCACAGCTTCCAGTAAGGCGTTGAGTCGCTTCTTGTAGACGTCACAGAGACGACGAACATGGGCATCCAGGTCAAACATCTCGTCGTAGGCCACAATTTGAGCTTGATGCAGTGTGGAGGAACAGAGGATATCGTTCTGTTTCATATCCATAAAGGCCATAAGGATATCGGGACAAGCCATCATCCAGGCCACCCTCATTCCGGGACAGAAAATCTTTGAGAAGGACCCCAGAGAGATCACCGTTCCCTTCTCGTCAAAACTCTTGATTGATGGCGGGCAGGCCCCCTCGAAGCGGAGCTCACCGTAGGGATTGTCCTCCACAGCCGGGACGTCGTACTCCCCGACAAGACGGGCAAAGGCCCTACGTCGTTCCACAGACCAATCGATTCCTGTGGGGTTTTGAAAATCAGGGTTAACGTAGACCAGGCGAACTCCTTGAACGTCACGGAGCTTGCGCTCCAGATCCTCCATGACCATGCCATCATCATCGGTCTCTACCTCGATGAAACGGGCTCCGTAAGTCCGAAAAGCCCCCAGAGCTCCCAGATATGTGGGGCTCTCACAAAGCACGACCGATCCTTCGTCGAGGAAGACCTTTCCCGCTATGTCGAGCGCCTGTTGGGAACCGTTGGTAATCAGGATCTGATCCGGCTCCGCAGGGGTCCTGTATTTCTCAGCCATTCTCCTGGCAATCATAGACCGCAATCTGGGATCACCCTGAGACGACGAGTACTGCAGAGCACGCCCTCCTTCGCGATCTATAACCACCGTCGTCGCGGCCTTTACCTCCTCAACGGGAAACAATTCCGGCGCCGGAATTCCTCCGGCCAAGGAGAGAATCTCTGGATCTGACACAGCCTTCAGGATCGCCGCCACATCAGACGAATCGCTCCATGCAACCCTCTGAGAAAACTCCATACACTATCGCCCCTTTCGAAGGACACTCTCGATCCGAGCCCTCCCATTCCAGAATGGAAGCACCGGTCCAAATCGATCGTGTAAAAATTTCAAAAATTATACATGACGTCTTCTCCCCTGTCAAAATACTTAAGGCAGTACGAAACCTCACTGCTGCTCACCACATTCTGGAAGAGGCAAGCTGGCATATCCTGCCCTCCGTAGCCTCTTCTCATCGCTTCCCATACGACCCTGAAATCATTGATACGTTTCATGGTGTTTCCAGGGACTCGATCCTTGGTGTATATTTGTACCACATACCATGAATCATAGAGCCCCAGATGGCGCTCTTGGCGATACGAGGAAGGAGAAACGACATATGGCACAATCTGCGATGAAGCTGGGCAAGGAGAAGATCCAGGTCTCCGTGCCTGACGAAGGTCTTCTGGGAACATTGGAGAGCCGCCCCATACCGGGAGCCGGAAGTGAGGAGGAGGTGATCCGAAGGGCTCTGGAAAACCCGGTGAACAGCCCGAAGCTGAGGGACCTGGTTCGCTCTGGGGAGTCCGTCTGCATAGTGATCTGCGACATCACCCGGGTGTGGCAGCGACCCCACGTCTACCTTCCTCTCCTGTTAAAGGAACTCGAACGAGCAGGGGTGAAAGACGAGGACATCACGTTTCTCAGTGGTACGGGAACGCACAGGGATCAGACATCTGAGGAACACCAGGCCCTTCTGGGGGACCTGTCCAGCCGGTTCTCCGTGGTGGACAATCACTGCGAGGATCGTTCGTCCCTGGTCCATGTGGGTGTCACATCGCTGGGTACACCGGTCGAGATCAACAAAAGAGCCCTGGAATCTGATCACGTGGTGATCACCGGAGCCGTGGTCTACCATTTCATGGCGGGCTGGGGGGGCGGTCGGAAGGCTATTCTGCCGGGTATCGCCGGGCGGGAGACC contains:
- a CDS encoding fructose bisphosphate aldolase, whose translation is MNERQAERMSSGKGFIAALDQSGGSTPKALALYGIRESEYDGDREMFDLVHAMRTRIVTSPSFTSERILGAILFEQTMDRTVDGLLTGNYLWERKGIVPFLKVDKGLDTLSGGVQLMKPIAGLEELLDRARERRIFGTKMRSVIKEAQPQGIKAVVDQQFEYGIRIARSGLVPIIEPEVDIHSSDKARSEDLLKAEIASHLDRLPEGVWVMLKLSIPSVSGFYSDIIAHPRVMRVVALSGGYSREEANRLLAENPGLIASFSRALSEGLLASQSDQEFNEMLARSIDEIYRASVA
- a CDS encoding aminotransferase codes for the protein MEFSQRVAWSDSSDVAAILKAVSDPEILSLAGGIPAPELFPVEEVKAATTVVIDREGGRALQYSSSQGDPRLRSMIARRMAEKYRTPAEPDQILITNGSQQALDIAGKVFLDEGSVVLCESPTYLGALGAFRTYGARFIEVETDDDGMVMEDLERKLRDVQGVRLVYVNPDFQNPTGIDWSVERRRAFARLVGEYDVPAVEDNPYGELRFEGACPPSIKSFDEKGTVISLGSFSKIFCPGMRVAWMMACPDILMAFMDMKQNDILCSSTLHQAQIVAYDEMFDLDAHVRRLCDVYKKRLNALLEAVDEHFPQEASVRPPLGGLFAWVSLPEGVNAREIFAEAVTRHKVAFVPGGAFFAESGHENFMRLNFSAVPEDRLREGIRRLGLLLRQSL